A region of uncultured Desulfobacter sp. DNA encodes the following proteins:
- a CDS encoding metalloregulator ArsR/SmtB family transcription factor yields the protein MDIIRQFKALSDPTRLRLLFILEHFELNVNEIVSVVNMVQSGVSRHLKILLEAGLLISRKDGSFIYYATDKNGNNRELVILALRQLEKDPVLQEDLARTQQCIVLRKNRSRRFFKTAAPRWDRLKKTVLGDFNPNPVFERHLQRALVIADLGCGTGEMLASLLDRRERTLIGVDVSPEMLEQARLRLPESPNLELRIGELENLPMREQEADAALMSMVLYHVSEPEKAIREVYRVLSPGGVFLLADFLKHDQEQIKDVIGGVWLGFTREQISGWLDRTGFNLKHIESYPVEKSLTLTFYLAQK from the coding sequence ATGGACATAATTAGACAGTTTAAAGCCTTATCTGATCCAACCCGGTTGCGGCTCTTATTTATCCTTGAGCATTTTGAACTCAATGTGAATGAAATCGTCTCTGTGGTGAATATGGTGCAGTCCGGGGTGTCCCGGCATCTGAAAATTCTGCTTGAAGCAGGGCTTTTAATATCACGCAAAGACGGCAGTTTTATTTATTATGCCACGGACAAAAACGGAAACAATCGGGAGCTCGTCATTCTGGCATTACGACAGCTTGAAAAAGACCCGGTATTGCAGGAAGATCTTGCCCGTACACAGCAATGTATTGTATTGAGAAAAAACAGATCCAGACGTTTTTTCAAAACGGCTGCCCCGCGGTGGGATCGTTTGAAAAAAACGGTTCTTGGCGATTTCAATCCCAACCCTGTGTTTGAGCGCCATCTTCAACGAGCCTTGGTTATTGCCGATCTTGGTTGCGGCACAGGTGAGATGCTTGCCAGCCTGCTTGACAGAAGAGAAAGGACCCTGATAGGTGTGGATGTTTCTCCCGAAATGCTTGAACAGGCAAGGCTCCGGCTGCCGGAAAGCCCCAATTTAGAACTTCGCATAGGAGAGCTGGAAAATCTTCCCATGCGCGAACAGGAGGCCGATGCAGCGCTTATGAGCATGGTATTGTACCATGTGTCCGAACCAGAAAAAGCGATTCGCGAGGTGTATCGGGTCCTTAGCCCCGGGGGCGTGTTCCTTCTGGCGGATTTTTTAAAACACGATCAGGAACAGATCAAAGATGTCATTGGCGGGGTCTGGCTGGGGTTTACCCGGGAGCAAATTTCAGGATGGTTGGACAGAACCGGTTTCAATCTTAAACATATTGAATCTTATCCAGTTGAAAAGTCATTAACTTTAACCTTTTATCTTGCACAAAAGTAA
- the murJ gene encoding murein biosynthesis integral membrane protein MurJ, translating to MTQTSTFKKIGFASFIMMASVFASRIIGLVRETAIAWMGGASVSVDAYQVAFVIPEILNHVVASGFLSITFIPIFTRYLVENREQEGYRVFSVILNCFGAGLVVFIGFSMIFAPELISILAPGLKNGPAFDLSVRMTRIIIPAQLFFFAGGLFNAVQYSKERFLYPALSPLIYNTGIIAGGILLYPVLGMEGFAWGVLAGAFCGSFLLQLFGAKKVGLVYVPSFNFRHPDVIKYVLLTVPLMLGLTMTFSTEILMKFFGSFLSEGSISAMNYALRIMFILVGLFGNAVGVASYPFMAKLAAKKDFSGLNAIINQTLKYIFIVMPFSVVLMILNKEVVAILFQRGAFDAHDAALTSGVLPYFMAGAFAFSAQTIVSRGFFAVQNTLFPAVFSSVCVGLSLPLLYFAMTAMGINGVALGLSMSVIITTGALFEVWSRRTQNTGKTDVYTFFGVMLLVSIMVWGILKAIYVGILHVIPISGLFTHIVICLIVGTVFLIILAGMGKIFKIREISSLYTKVLAKTGLIPKRA from the coding sequence ATGACCCAAACCTCCACCTTTAAAAAAATTGGCTTTGCATCATTTATAATGATGGCATCGGTGTTTGCCAGCAGAATCATAGGGCTTGTACGCGAAACCGCCATTGCCTGGATGGGCGGTGCAAGCGTCAGCGTGGACGCTTACCAGGTGGCTTTTGTGATTCCTGAAATTTTAAACCATGTGGTGGCATCAGGTTTTTTATCCATCACGTTTATCCCCATCTTTACCCGTTATCTTGTGGAAAATAGAGAGCAGGAAGGATATCGGGTTTTTTCCGTTATTCTGAACTGTTTTGGTGCAGGGCTTGTGGTTTTTATCGGATTTTCCATGATCTTTGCACCGGAACTGATTTCGATTCTTGCCCCCGGACTTAAAAACGGCCCGGCTTTTGACCTTTCCGTGCGCATGACCCGGATCATTATTCCGGCCCAGCTTTTCTTTTTTGCCGGCGGGCTGTTCAATGCCGTACAGTACTCAAAGGAACGTTTTCTATACCCTGCGCTTTCACCGTTAATTTACAATACCGGCATTATTGCCGGCGGAATACTTCTGTATCCGGTGCTGGGTATGGAAGGCTTTGCCTGGGGAGTACTTGCGGGCGCCTTTTGCGGCAGTTTTCTGCTTCAGTTGTTCGGGGCGAAAAAAGTGGGGCTTGTCTATGTGCCAAGTTTTAATTTCAGGCATCCTGATGTGATCAAATATGTATTGTTAACCGTCCCCCTGATGCTTGGCCTGACCATGACCTTTTCCACGGAAATTCTCATGAAATTCTTTGGATCGTTTTTAAGCGAAGGAAGCATTTCTGCCATGAATTACGCCCTTCGCATCATGTTTATACTGGTGGGTCTTTTCGGAAATGCCGTCGGCGTCGCATCCTATCCGTTCATGGCAAAACTTGCCGCCAAAAAGGATTTTTCCGGACTGAATGCCATTATTAACCAGACTCTGAAATACATTTTTATTGTGATGCCCTTTTCAGTTGTCCTTATGATTCTAAATAAGGAGGTTGTGGCCATTTTATTCCAGCGCGGGGCCTTTGATGCCCATGATGCGGCCCTGACATCAGGTGTTCTGCCGTATTTCATGGCAGGTGCCTTTGCATTTTCCGCCCAGACCATTGTTTCCAGGGGCTTCTTTGCTGTTCAAAATACTTTGTTTCCTGCCGTTTTTTCCTCGGTATGCGTGGGATTAAGCCTGCCGCTGCTCTATTTTGCCATGACAGCCATGGGGATCAACGGTGTGGCATTGGGTCTGTCAATGTCGGTGATCATTACCACAGGCGCTTTATTTGAGGTGTGGAGCAGGAGAACACAAAACACGGGTAAAACAGATGTGTATACCTTCTTTGGTGTCATGTTGCTGGTCAGTATTATGGTCTGGGGGATCCTGAAAGCAATATATGTTGGAATTCTTCATGTGATCCCGATCTCTGGTTTATTTACGCATATAGTTATATGTCTGATTGTCGGCACAGTCTTTCTGATCATTCTGGCCGGTATGGGAAAAATTTTTAAAATCAGAGAGATCAGTTCTCTTTATACCAAAGTGCTGGCAAAGACCGGTTTGATTCCCAAAAGAGCTTAA
- a CDS encoding mannose-1-phosphate guanylyltransferase/mannose-6-phosphate isomerase, which translates to MIYPVILAGGSGTRLWPMSRSLYPKQLINLYNEHTMLQNTLLRLSGLNDIGDPVIICNENHRFMTAEQVRRIDINEFKIILEPAARNTAPAIALAALVLDDMVKSKHRQDPVMLVLPADHEIKNIEAFHKIIQSGAQLARQGKLVTFGIVPSSPETGYGYIKKGAGLDSPDPAFMIDRFVEKPDYDTAISYLESGDFCWNSGMFMFTASAFISELGAFVPDMLEKCRTAIESGIQDLDFFRVDKATFETIAKNSIDYAVMEKTNKGVVITLDAGWNDLGSFDALWQTGDKDEHNNVTSGDVLVHNVTDTYIHSDGRLVAAVGLEKFVIVDTKDAVLVAPRDQVQDVKKIVSQLKAQNRVEAVSHAKVYRPWGDYETIDMADRYQVKRITVKPGAKLSLQKHYHRAEHWTVVSGTAVVTKDTDEILLKEDQSIYIPLGTMHRLENPGKIPLELIEVQSGPYLGEDDIVRFDDVYGRDKESGLDK; encoded by the coding sequence ATGATTTATCCTGTTATCCTGGCCGGCGGTTCCGGAACCAGACTGTGGCCCATGTCCAGGTCTCTGTACCCCAAACAGCTCATCAACCTGTATAACGAACACACCATGCTGCAAAATACCCTGTTGCGGCTGTCAGGTCTTAACGATATAGGCGACCCGGTAATTATATGCAATGAAAACCACAGGTTCATGACCGCAGAGCAGGTCCGCCGGATTGATATCAATGAATTTAAAATCATTCTTGAACCCGCGGCCAGAAATACCGCCCCGGCCATTGCCCTGGCAGCCCTGGTTCTTGATGACATGGTCAAGTCCAAGCATCGGCAGGACCCGGTGATGCTGGTACTTCCTGCAGATCATGAAATCAAAAATATTGAAGCGTTTCACAAAATTATTCAATCGGGTGCGCAACTGGCCCGGCAGGGCAAACTGGTCACCTTCGGCATTGTGCCCTCATCGCCGGAAACAGGCTACGGATATATTAAAAAAGGTGCCGGACTCGACAGTCCAGATCCAGCCTTTATGATTGACCGGTTTGTCGAAAAACCTGATTATGATACAGCAATTTCCTACCTTGAATCAGGCGACTTCTGCTGGAACTCAGGCATGTTCATGTTCACGGCCTCCGCCTTTATTTCTGAACTTGGGGCATTTGTCCCGGACATGCTTGAAAAATGCCGCACGGCCATTGAAAGTGGAATACAGGACTTGGATTTTTTCCGGGTGGACAAAGCAACTTTTGAAACCATTGCTAAAAATTCCATTGACTACGCAGTTATGGAAAAGACAAACAAGGGCGTTGTTATTACCCTTGATGCCGGATGGAATGACCTTGGCTCCTTTGATGCGTTATGGCAGACCGGAGACAAGGATGAACACAATAATGTAACCAGCGGAGATGTACTGGTACACAATGTCACGGATACCTACATCCATTCTGACGGCCGCCTTGTGGCAGCCGTGGGCCTTGAGAAATTTGTCATTGTAGACACCAAGGACGCGGTGCTGGTCGCCCCCCGGGATCAGGTCCAGGATGTTAAAAAGATAGTGAGCCAGTTAAAAGCGCAAAACAGAGTGGAAGCGGTTTCCCATGCCAAAGTTTACCGGCCCTGGGGGGACTATGAAACCATAGATATGGCGGACAGATACCAGGTAAAACGCATAACCGTAAAACCCGGGGCAAAGCTGTCTTTGCAGAAACACTATCACCGGGCTGAGCACTGGACTGTCGTATCCGGGACAGCTGTTGTCACCAAGGACACAGACGAGATCCTTTTAAAGGAAGATCAGTCAATCTACATCCCCCTTGGCACCATGCACCGGCTCGAAAATCCGGGCAAAATTCCTCTGGAACTGATAGAGGTACAGTCAGGGCCATACTTGGGGGAAGATGATATTGTTCGGTTTGATGATGTATATGGACGGGACAAAGAATCTGGTTTGGATAAATAA
- a CDS encoding metal-dependent hydrolase: MKLRYFSHSAFQITCDDGVKILIDPFFNNNPTSPVRAEDVEADYILISHGHWDHLGDTLSIAQRCNALCICENELGQYLSAKGLNVHRMHIGGAFKFDFGRIKLTQALHSSVTPDNVCHGTPTGFVITINGKSLYHTGDTGLFSDMKLIGQLNKIHTMLVPIGDNFTMGIDDAAMACDFVRPVQAIPMHYNTFDVIRANPEAFCTKITANGIECKIINFGDQISI, encoded by the coding sequence ATGAAGCTTAGATATTTTTCCCACTCCGCTTTTCAGATTACCTGTGATGACGGGGTAAAAATCCTTATCGACCCTTTTTTTAATAACAACCCCACATCCCCGGTTCGGGCCGAAGATGTGGAGGCCGACTATATCCTGATCAGTCACGGCCATTGGGATCATCTTGGAGATACCCTAAGCATTGCCCAAAGATGCAATGCATTATGCATCTGTGAAAACGAACTTGGTCAGTATTTAAGTGCCAAGGGACTTAATGTTCACAGAATGCACATCGGCGGGGCCTTTAAGTTTGATTTCGGCAGGATTAAGCTGACCCAGGCTCTTCACAGCTCCGTAACCCCGGACAATGTCTGCCATGGGACGCCCACAGGATTCGTGATCACCATCAACGGGAAATCCCTGTATCATACGGGAGATACCGGACTGTTTTCAGATATGAAGCTTATCGGACAGCTTAACAAGATTCATACCATGTTGGTGCCCATCGGGGACAACTTTACCATGGGAATTGATGATGCGGCCATGGCCTGTGATTTTGTCAGACCGGTTCAGGCCATTCCCATGCACTACAACACATTTGACGTAATCCGGGCAAATCCGGAAGCTTTCTGTACAAAAATCACTGCCAACGGCATTGAATGCAAAATCATAAATTTTGGTGACCAGATCAGTATTTAA
- a CDS encoding acetyl-CoA carboxylase biotin carboxyl carrier protein subunit, with protein MSEDVLAPLSGKIVSISVEPGAAIEEDDEILVIEAMKMETPVFAPCSGTISKIAVKKGDAVEEDDLLAVVD; from the coding sequence ATGTCTGAAGACGTATTAGCCCCCCTGTCAGGGAAAATTGTCAGCATAAGCGTTGAACCGGGCGCGGCCATAGAGGAGGACGACGAAATTCTGGTGATCGAAGCCATGAAAATGGAAACCCCTGTATTTGCGCCATGTTCCGGCACCATATCAAAGATCGCCGTAAAAAAAGGGGATGCGGTGGAAGAGGATGATCTGTTGGCTGTGGTCGACTGA
- a CDS encoding universal stress protein translates to MKILIGYKGTNIGQDLLKLGAEHAKAFNATVLIVTSMLEGTEKDQEEILQAEKNLDQAQVFFKDQGIVCEKHLLIRGMEAGEDIVAFANEKAVDEIIIGVKSRSNIGKLLFGSTAQTVILEADCPVISVR, encoded by the coding sequence ATGAAAATTCTCATTGGATATAAAGGCACCAATATCGGGCAGGATCTGCTCAAGCTTGGGGCGGAACACGCAAAGGCATTTAATGCCACGGTACTGATAGTCACTTCAATGTTAGAGGGGACTGAGAAGGACCAGGAAGAGATTCTGCAAGCAGAAAAAAACCTGGACCAGGCCCAGGTTTTTTTCAAAGACCAGGGCATTGTCTGTGAAAAACATCTTCTGATACGCGGCATGGAGGCCGGAGAGGATATTGTTGCCTTTGCAAATGAAAAAGCAGTGGATGAAATTATCATTGGCGTCAAAAGCCGTTCAAATATAGGCAAACTGTTATTCGGCTCCACGGCTCAAACAGTAATATTAGAGGCGGACTGCCCGGTTATTTCCGTAAGGTAA
- a CDS encoding YqgE/AlgH family protein, giving the protein MNDQITQNMKGKFIMAMPGLPDPNFAQTVTCLCEHNESGALGFIINKVHPLLTGRELFEDLGITCNDNVDKIDIFLGGPVQPSGVFVLHCGPFQWNETLKISDWLALSNSRDILEAIAQGQGPETFLILLGCAGWGPMQLDNELSDSAWLTCELSREIMFETKPDLKYEKAMMLI; this is encoded by the coding sequence ATGAACGACCAGATCACCCAAAATATGAAAGGAAAATTCATCATGGCCATGCCCGGCCTTCCGGATCCCAATTTTGCACAGACCGTCACCTGTCTTTGCGAACACAATGAATCCGGTGCATTGGGTTTTATTATCAACAAAGTTCACCCTTTGCTTACCGGTCGCGAGCTTTTTGAAGATTTAGGCATTACCTGCAACGACAATGTCGATAAGATCGATATTTTTCTTGGCGGCCCGGTCCAGCCTTCAGGGGTTTTTGTACTCCACTGCGGCCCGTTTCAGTGGAATGAAACCCTTAAAATCTCCGACTGGCTGGCGCTGAGCAACTCCCGGGACATCCTGGAAGCCATTGCCCAGGGCCAGGGCCCCGAGACCTTCTTGATCCTTCTGGGCTGCGCCGGGTGGGGGCCCATGCAGCTGGACAATGAACTTTCCGACTCCGCATGGCTCACCTGCGAGCTGTCCAGGGAAATCATGTTTGAGACCAAACCGGACCTGAAATATGAAAAAGCCATGATGCTGATCTGA
- a CDS encoding carboxyl transferase domain-containing protein, whose amino-acid sequence MKSYFENMAPFGNALKKGTMKRTQDNFEQVVEAEKQILSAVNQVKNAGLSEEKINQRGQMTVWQRLEYIVDPGTWTPLHTLFNPADNVEGTTNVIDGLGKIAGKWTVVIGFDNKVMAGAWLAGQSENILRVTDLAERLNIPLVWLVNCSGAKLTEQEKFYANRRGSGTPFFRHAELEQEGIPVLAAIYGTNPAGGGYQSISSTVLFAHEKCNMAVGGAGIVSGMAPQGGFTKDMAEDLVQKAKEYREKPPGSVAIHHDHTGFFRFVYKEEKEVLDGVRDYMKKLPAYDPEFFRVTTPKAPAFEAEDVMRLLPMASKTVYDFDEILARLVDGSQHMEYRPDYGPEVYTGLCKVDGFLVACIGNRQGYLGKGYPEYADYPGMGAKLYRQGLLKMNEFVTLCGRDRIPVIWFQDTSGIDVGDIAEKAELLGLGQSLIYSIQQSGLPMMLAILRKGTAAAHYVMGGPQANRNNAFTLGTCATEICVMHGETAAVATYARRLVKEKEAGRDLGPVVEKMNALAKQYKETSTPLYCAKHGMVDEVVKLADLRHYMKSFAGAAYQNPRSICPRHQMILPRIIRDNAKAKEKE is encoded by the coding sequence ATGAAATCCTATTTTGAAAACATGGCGCCCTTTGGCAACGCGCTGAAAAAAGGGACCATGAAGCGCACCCAGGATAACTTTGAACAGGTGGTTGAAGCGGAAAAACAGATTCTGTCCGCGGTGAACCAAGTTAAAAATGCGGGCCTTTCCGAAGAAAAAATCAACCAGCGCGGCCAGATGACCGTCTGGCAGCGCCTGGAATACATCGTGGATCCGGGTACCTGGACCCCGCTTCATACCCTTTTCAACCCTGCGGACAACGTTGAAGGCACCACCAACGTCATTGACGGCCTGGGCAAAATTGCGGGCAAATGGACGGTTGTGATCGGTTTTGACAACAAGGTCATGGCCGGTGCCTGGCTGGCCGGCCAGTCCGAGAACATCCTGCGGGTCACAGACCTTGCTGAAAGGCTGAATATCCCGCTGGTATGGCTGGTGAACTGCAGCGGGGCCAAACTCACGGAGCAGGAAAAATTCTATGCCAACCGGAGGGGCTCGGGCACCCCGTTTTTCAGGCATGCGGAACTTGAACAGGAGGGCATCCCCGTTCTGGCGGCCATTTACGGCACCAATCCTGCCGGCGGCGGCTACCAGTCCATCAGCTCCACGGTTCTCTTTGCCCACGAAAAGTGCAATATGGCCGTGGGCGGTGCCGGCATTGTCAGCGGCATGGCCCCCCAGGGCGGGTTTACCAAGGACATGGCCGAAGACCTTGTCCAAAAAGCCAAGGAGTACCGGGAAAAACCGCCCGGATCCGTTGCCATCCACCATGACCACACAGGTTTTTTCCGCTTTGTGTACAAGGAGGAAAAAGAGGTGCTGGACGGTGTCAGAGATTATATGAAAAAGCTGCCGGCCTATGATCCTGAATTTTTCAGGGTCACTACGCCCAAAGCCCCGGCGTTTGAGGCTGAGGATGTTATGCGCCTTCTGCCTATGGCCTCCAAGACCGTATATGATTTTGACGAAATTCTGGCAAGGCTTGTGGACGGCTCTCAGCACATGGAGTACCGCCCCGACTACGGCCCTGAAGTCTATACAGGGCTTTGCAAAGTGGACGGATTTCTTGTGGCCTGCATCGGAAATCGCCAGGGATATCTTGGCAAGGGCTACCCCGAATATGCCGATTATCCCGGCATGGGGGCAAAGCTCTATCGCCAGGGGCTTCTTAAAATGAACGAATTCGTGACCCTTTGCGGCCGGGACAGAATTCCTGTGATCTGGTTCCAGGACACCTCGGGCATTGATGTGGGCGATATCGCCGAAAAAGCCGAGCTTTTAGGCCTGGGGCAATCCCTGATTTACTCCATCCAGCAGTCAGGCCTTCCCATGATGCTGGCCATCCTGCGCAAGGGGACTGCGGCAGCCCACTATGTCATGGGCGGCCCCCAGGCCAACCGGAACAACGCCTTTACCCTGGGCACCTGTGCCACGGAGATCTGTGTGATGCACGGGGAAACAGCTGCGGTTGCCACCTATGCAAGGCGGCTGGTCAAGGAAAAGGAAGCTGGCCGGGATCTTGGGCCGGTGGTGGAGAAGATGAACGCCCTGGCAAAGCAATATAAGGAGACATCAACCCCGCTTTACTGCGCAAAACATGGTATGGTGGATGAGGTGGTAAAGCTTGCCGATCTGAGGCACTATATGAAATCCTTTGCAGGTGCAGCCTACCAGAATCCCAGATCCATATGCCCCCGGCATCAGATGATCCTTCCCAGAATTATACGGGATAACGCAAAGGCAAAGGAGAAGGAATAA
- a CDS encoding sodium ion-translocating decarboxylase subunit beta produces the protein MSTLYSLFQTTGLFHVTPGIVVMWIIGLTLIYLAVSKSYEPLLLLPIGFGIILVNLPLAGLMTPHEGLLWKFYEYGIHWEIIPPVIFLGLGALTDFGPLIANPRLIFLGAGAQAGVYITFFAAQAFGFDLKEAATIGIIGGADGPTTIFLASKLAPSLLGICAVAAYSYMALVPIIQPPVMKLLTTSDERRIRMAKGRKVGKLEKILFPIVSTFVIVLLVPASAPLISMFMLGNLFRESGVVDRLNDAAQNELMNIVTIFLGVPVGATMNAENFLRPQVIFVFCLGLFAFVASTMTGILLAKLMNLFSKNKINPLLGAAGVSAVPMAARVVHKMGMEADKKNYLLMYAMGPNVAGVIGTVIAAGIFLTLLGG, from the coding sequence ATGAGCACGTTGTATTCCCTGTTTCAGACCACGGGGCTGTTTCATGTTACGCCCGGCATTGTGGTCATGTGGATCATCGGGCTGACCCTGATCTACCTTGCCGTTTCAAAGTCTTACGAACCGTTGCTGCTGCTTCCCATCGGGTTCGGAATCATCCTGGTGAACCTGCCCCTGGCAGGACTCATGACCCCCCATGAAGGTCTGCTGTGGAAATTCTACGAGTATGGCATCCACTGGGAGATCATTCCGCCGGTGATATTTTTAGGCCTTGGGGCGCTCACGGATTTCGGGCCGCTCATTGCCAACCCGAGACTCATTTTCCTTGGCGCCGGGGCCCAGGCAGGCGTGTATATCACCTTTTTTGCGGCCCAGGCCTTTGGATTTGACCTGAAAGAGGCAGCAACCATCGGTATCATCGGCGGGGCGGACGGACCCACCACCATATTTCTGGCATCCAAACTGGCGCCCTCTCTTTTGGGGATATGTGCCGTGGCAGCCTACTCCTATATGGCCCTTGTTCCCATTATCCAGCCCCCGGTGATGAAACTTCTGACCACCAGTGACGAAAGACGTATCCGCATGGCCAAAGGCAGAAAGGTGGGAAAGCTTGAAAAAATACTGTTCCCCATTGTCTCCACCTTTGTGATCGTCCTGCTGGTTCCGGCATCCGCACCCTTGATTTCCATGTTCATGCTGGGCAACCTGTTCAGGGAATCAGGCGTGGTAGATCGCCTGAACGATGCGGCACAGAACGAGCTGATGAATATTGTCACCATCTTTCTCGGGGTGCCTGTGGGCGCCACCATGAATGCCGAAAACTTTTTAAGGCCCCAGGTGATATTTGTATTCTGTTTAGGGCTTTTTGCCTTTGTGGCGTCCACCATGACAGGAATTCTTCTTGCCAAACTCATGAACCTTTTTTCAAAAAATAAAATCAATCCCCTGCTGGGTGCGGCAGGCGTCTCGGCCGTGCCCATGGCAGCCAGGGTGGTCCATAAGATGGGCATGGAGGCGGACAAGAAAAACTATCTGCTCATGTATGCCATGGGGCCCAACGTGGCAGGTGTCATCGGCACCGTGATTGCGGCAGGTATCTTTCTGACCCTTTTGGGCGGGTGA